From Salvia splendens isolate huo1 chromosome 3, SspV2, whole genome shotgun sequence, a single genomic window includes:
- the LOC121797258 gene encoding probable glycosyltransferase At5g03795 — MEGCNSNSRMLSSTARLLGFMVPLLVVSVMVVVSMGSGSSNWIFASNYYPWTWSSSLSAARNSSAAAFDEAPGEALDLRRRVVGGGQEREEALSADYTLQRSTAAPPLGVLVAEAEPPSDETKVELIITPKQSTVSTIFNNTHALPSTPKISKRFTNFQVLEAKLQKARAAIRSAKNGNTSSDPDYVPSGPVYWNPSSFHRSYLEMEKLFKVFIYKEGEQPIFHNGPCGSIYSMEGNFIYKLETSSFRTQNPDKASVYFLPFSVVSMVHFIYDRGAPDHWLPLKQTVKDYVDLVAGRYPFWNRSLGSDHFMLSCHDWGPELSKSVPELFKNSIRALCNANVSEGFQPSKDVSIPEINLPGGRTNGLIGGPSPSRRPILAFFAGGLHGPIRPILLEHWENKDPEIEVHRYLPKGISYSAMMRKSKFCICPSGYEVASPRMVEALYTGCVPVLVKDGYVPPFSDVLNWKVFSVEVSVKEIPNLKRILAGISTRQYIRMQRRGVAARRHFEVNLPPKRYDVFHMTLHSIWLRRMNIRLNGVEDS; from the exons ATGGAGGGGTGCAATTCTAATTCAAGGATGTTGTCGTCAACGGCGAGGCTGCTGGGGTTTATGGTGCCGTTGCTGGTGGTTTCGGTGATGGTGGTGGTTTCCATGGGCTCGGGCTCTTCCAATTGGATCTTCGCCTCCAATTACTACCCGTGGACTTGGAGCTCGTCTCTCTCCGCCGCCCGGAattcctccgccgccgccttcgACGAGGCGCCGGGGGAGGCTTTGGACTTGCGGCGGAGAGTGGTCGGCGGCGGGCAGGAGAGGGAGGAGGCGCTCTCCGCTGATTACACTCTCCAGCGCTCCACCGCCGCTCCGCCGCTTGGTGTTCTAGTTGCGGAGGCCGAGCCGCCG AGCGATGAGACCAAAGTGGAATTAATAATAACACCGAAACAGTCGACTGTCTCAACTATATTCAACAATACTCATGCTCTTCCCTCGACCCCTAAAATAAGCAAAAGGTTTACCAACTTTCAAGTACTGGAGGCCAAACTTCAGAAAGCTCGAGCTGCGATTAGAAGTGCAAAAAATGGAAATACATCGTCCGATCCTGACTATGTCCCTTCGGGTCCCGTTTACTGGAATCCCTCATCTTTTCACAG GAGCTACCTTGAGATGGAAAAGCTCTTCAAAGTGTTCATCTATAAAGAAGGGGAACAACCTATCTTTCACAATGGCCCCTGTGGAAGCATATATTCAATGGAAGGAAATTTCATTTACAAGCTTGAAACGTCAAGCTTTCGGACGCAAAATCCCGACAAAGCTAGCGTTTACTTCCTTCCCTTCAGTGTGGTGTCAATGGTTCACTTCATCTATGACAGAGGCGCTCCGGATCATTGGCTGCCTTTGAAACAAACTGTTAAGGACTACGTCGATCTTGTAGCTGGACGATACCCGTTTTGGAATCGCAGCCTCGGATCCGACCACTTCATGCTGTCTTGCCATGATTGG GGGCCTGAACTTTCAAAATCTGTACCGGAGCTATTCAAGAACTCCATACGAGCCTTATGCAACGCAAATGTATCCGAAGGGTTCCAACCATCAAAAGACGTGTCGATCCCAGAGATCAACCTGCCCGGCGGCCGGACAAATGGACTAATTGGCGGGCCATCGCCTTCTAGAAGGCCGATCCTTGCCTTCTTCGCAGGAGGGCTCCATGGCCCCATTAGGCCGATCCTCCTCGAACACTGGGAGAACAAAGATCCCGAGATTGAAGTCCACCGGTATCTCCCCAAAGGCATCTCGTATTCAGCAATGATGCGAAAGAGCAAGTTCTGCATCTGCCCCAGCGGGTACGAGGTTGCAAGCCCGCGGATGGTGGAGGCGCTGTACACGGGGTGCGTGCCTGTCCTCGTGAAGGACGGGTACGTGCCCCCTTTCAGCGACGTTCTCAACTGGAAGGTGTTCTCGGTTGAAGTCTCGGTGAAGGAGATCCCGAACCTCAAGAGGATCCTCGCAGGGATCTCGACGAGGCAGTATATAAGGATGCAGAGGCGCGGGGTGGCGGCGCGGCGGCATTTTGAGGTGAATTTACCACCCAAAAGGTATGATGTGTTTCATATGACTCTGCATTCGATTTGGTTGAGAAGGATGAATATTAGACTGAATGGAGTTGAAGATTCATGA